The DNA segment CTTAACAGAAGTCTGCAGCACTTTATTTTCTTTGTGCCCCGGCAAAAACCACCAGCCAATTGCCAAAGTAAGGAGCAACGCAGCCGCAGCAGTTAGCTGGTAAACCGGCATCAGCCATTTCTGCTTAAGGGGTTTGGCAGCACCGATCTTATCCTCTATCTTATCAAAGATCTCTTTCCGGACTTCTTTTTTATGTACTTCATCCTTCCAGTTCCAGCCACTTTGCCTGGAACGTTCATCCAGCCACTGTTCAACCCAGGCAGTCTCTTCCCGACTGCTTGTGCCATTCAAATATTTCTCTATGAGTGCATTTATGCTCTCCTTATTCATATTGATCTTCTTTAATGAGACAATCTTTCCATTTCTTGTCTAACGGAACGTAATTTCATTAAAGAGTCTTTTTATGGAGTTTGGGGGTATACCTTTTTTAAAAAAAATATTTTTACTGAAATAAAAAGCAAAAGATAAACAATACATGGAATTTGGAAAGCCCGAGGCGCAAGTGCCTTAAAGAATAATTGATCTGTTTTTTAACAGTCTGGTCGCTCACCTCCATCAAAGCAGCAATTTCGCGGTTAGACAAACCTTCCTCCCTACTTTTTTTATAGGTTTCCCTCATTCTTTCAGGCATTTTATCAATTTCCTGATTTACAAATATTGCCAGCTCATTTTTGATGAGCTGATCTAATGCATTCGGTTCATGATCTTTTAGAAAAGTTATAAAACCATCTATCAGTTCGGTTTTGTGTGCGTGGTTACGAATATGACGGAGTGCTTTACGGCCAGCAATGGTTAAAGCATAAGCTTTAAAGGAATGGACGTGCCCCAGCTTCCCTTTCAGGTTCCAGATGGTTAAAAAAGTATCCTGAATAATGTCTTTTGCTTCGCTTTCATTATGGATAATCCGCTGAACATAAAGGAAAAGTGTTTCCCAGTATTTTTCATACAGGACTGTAAAGGCCTGGTAGTTTCCGGCGTTCAATTCCTCAAGTATTTTTTTTTCGTCAAGGCTGGTCATATCATTCCATTTGATAGCATGGGTACGTTACCGAATCGTAAGAATAAATATAACATTAAGTTTATAACTTAACCAAAATTTAAACAAAAAAACATATTGACATTCAAACTTAATGATCTGCCGCTGCTTTAGCGATGCTTTCCCAGATACGGATTAAATATTTATTCCGGTAATACAGGTCTTTGATTAGGCCAAGTACCCGCTCCTGTTCCTCAGCATCCAGTGTTTCAAAAGCAACGGTCTGCTTTAAAATGTCGTCAGCAATGGCCTTTTCAACCAGGTCGACTTCTTTGGTTAAGGAAGCCAGCTTAAGGGGGTCGGGATCAAACTGCAGGTCCATAAGCGTTTCATTGACCTCCATCATTTCCATTAAAAAACTTTGCGGCAGGATATAGTTCTCGCCCTCCTTTAAAAGCCCTTTTAACTCCAGTATATACTGCAGGCGTTTTTGCGGATCGCTCAATACCTGATAAGCTTTATTGTTGATGGTACTCAGTTCCAATACCTCTGCCTGCTTTTCTTCACTTTCATTGATGTAGAAATCCGGATGGTATTTTTTGCTCAACGCATAGAATTGCTGTTTTACAACAGTTACATCTGGATTAAAGCTCAGTGGCAGGCCATAAAAGCTAAAATAGTCTGTCATGCACTAATGCTTAAAGAAAGCTTTAAAGATATCATTCCCGAGCACAAATACCATCAGCGACAGCAGCATTACAAAACCTACAATCTGTGCACGCTCCATAAATTTATCGCCCAGGGGTTTTCCTTTGATCATTTCGATGATCAGGAACACCACATGTCCCCCATCTAAAGCCGGGATAGGCAATAAATTCATAAATGCCAGTGCAATAGATATAAAGCCTGTAGAAGCCCAGAACCTAGCCCATATCCACTCACCACCATAAACTTTACGTGCAATCTCTACCGGGCCTGAAAAAGCCTTGTTGGGTTTGATTTTCCCTGTAACTACCTTCCATATCCCTTTTGCATTGTCGCTAAAAGTTTTCCATGCCTGATCAATACCTACCGGTAAAGCCGCAAAAAAACCATATTTGAGCGTTTCTTCTTTGATCTCATTGGCATTAAAGAAAAGGCCCATTTTTCCTGCAGTATCCAACGC comes from the Pedobacter heparinus DSM 2366 genome and includes:
- a CDS encoding RNA polymerase sigma factor: MTSLDEKKILEELNAGNYQAFTVLYEKYWETLFLYVQRIIHNESEAKDIIQDTFLTIWNLKGKLGHVHSFKAYALTIAGRKALRHIRNHAHKTELIDGFITFLKDHEPNALDQLIKNELAIFVNQEIDKMPERMRETYKKSREEGLSNREIAALMEVSDQTVKKQINYSLRHLRLGLSKFHVLFIFCFLFQ
- the hscB gene encoding Fe-S protein assembly co-chaperone HscB, giving the protein MTDYFSFYGLPLSFNPDVTVVKQQFYALSKKYHPDFYINESEEKQAEVLELSTINNKAYQVLSDPQKRLQYILELKGLLKEGENYILPQSFLMEMMEVNETLMDLQFDPDPLKLASLTKEVDLVEKAIADDILKQTVAFETLDAEEQERVLGLIKDLYYRNKYLIRIWESIAKAAADH